The sequence below is a genomic window from Natrinema salifodinae.
ACTGCGGTCGATGTTTTCCGTTACTACCTGGGTGCGAGACTGTCGAAGTGTTCACCGACCACCCCACGATTTATCATAATATAGTTATTCGTTATCAGCGATGATAAATGCGGGCTGCGAATGTAAGGCTTTAGGACCCCGGGGGGCAGTCGCATAACGTATGGCACAACGTGAGACGTGGGCAACGAGAACAGGGTTCATCCTCGCTGCGGTCGGGAGCGCAGTGGGGCTCGGAAACATCTGGCGGTTCCCGTTCGTCGCGGGCGAAGGCGGGGGCGCGGCGTTCCTCGTCATGTACCTGCTGTTCGTCGGGCTCATCGGGTTCCCGGCGATTCTCGTCGAGTTCGTCGTCGGCCGCCGGACGGAGCGCAATCCGGTCGGCGCGCTGATGCAACTGGGCGGCAACACCTGGAAGTACATCGGCGGGGTGTTCATCGTCACCGGCTTCGTGATCCTGTCGTACTACAGCGTGGTCGCCGGCTGGTTCATTCGCTACTTCCTGGAAGGCCTCCGCAGCAGCTACGCGAGCCAGCTCGCGGGCTTCGAGAGCGCCGCCGCCGAGGCCGGCGCCCCGGTCGCGGCCGTCATGTTCGGTGAGCTGTCGACCGGCATCGACGCGTTCGTCTTCCACACACTGTTCATGGCGGTGACGATCGGCGTCGTCGCGCTCGGTATCCGTCGCGGCATCGAGCTCGCGACGAAGCTGATGGTGCCGGCGATCGTCCTTCTGCTCGTCGGAATGGCCGTCTGGGCGTTCACCCTTTCCGGGTCGAGCGCAGGCTACGAGTACTACCTGTCGCCGGAGTTCGGCGTCATCCTCGACAACTGGACGAGCCTGCTCCCGGCCGCGGCCGGCCAGGCGTTCTTCACGCTCTCGCTCGGGATGGGCGTGATGATCACCTACGCGTCCTACCTCGGCGAGGACCGGAACCTGACCAAGGACGCGCTCACGATCATCGGGTTCGACACCGGCATTGCGTTCCTGACCGGCCTGGTCGTGTTCCCGATCTTCTTCGCGGCGGGGATCACTGAGCCCGGCGAGGGCGGTCCCGGTGCGATCTTCGTGTCGATGACCGAGGCGTTCGCGACCCTCTCCGGCGGTCGCATCCTCGGGATCCTGTTCTTCGGCACCGTCGCGATCGCGGCGCTGTCGAGCGCGATCTCGCTGCTCGAAGTCGTAACGGCGTATCTGATCGACGAGAAGGGCGTCGAGCGGTGGAAGGCGTCTCTGGGGATGGGTGGCGTCATCTACCTGCTCGGCGTGCCCGTCACGTTCGACCTGATCTTCCTCGACCTGCTCGACCTGTTCGCGGACGGTATCCTGCTCGTGTTCGGCGCGCTCGTGTTGATGATCCTGGTCGGCTGGATCGCACCGCAGTTCGCCGTCGAGGAGCTCTCGAAGGGGATCGGGGACCTCGGTTCGCTCGGCCAGGCGTGGATCTGGGCGGTCCGCGTCCCGATCATCATCGTGCTGCTCGTCTCCCTGTCGCTGGGCGTCATGGACTACGTCGAGTTCCTCACCACGGACTTCTCGGGCTGGTTAACCGAGAACCTGTAATCCGTACGCGTAACGACTGCTGACCGACGATCCGTCGGCGATTCGGATTCAGACTCAGACCGGTCTCCGGTTCCGGAGTCCTTTTTCGTTCTTTCAGGCCTCGCCGTACACCGGCACGGCGGCGCCGCTGGTCACCGCCGCGCCGTCGCTACAGAGGAAGGCCATCACGTCCGCGATCTCGCTCGGATCGACCCACGAGTCGTGGTCCGCGTCGGGCATCATCTCTCGATTCATCGGCGTGTCGATCACGCTGGGCATGACGCAGTTGGCTCGGACGGTCCCGCGGTTCTCCTCCGCGAGCGTCTCAGTGAGGATTCGGATGCCGGCCTTGGTGATCCGATAGGGACCGTCGCCCTCGCCGCCCTCGAGCGACGAGCGCGCGCTGACGCTGACGATCGCCCCCTCCGATTCCTGTAGGTGCGACAGGGCGTGTTTGGACGCGAGGAAGGCGGTCTTCAGGTTGACGTCTACGAGGAGCCCGAACTCCTCGAGGTCGGTGTCCTCAACGTGGTCGCCGCCCCGCCAGGTCCCGGCGATGTTCAACAGGTGGTCGAGCCGCCCGTGGTCGGCGACGACGGTCGACACCAGGTCGGCGACGTCGTCCTCGTCGGTCAGGTCGGCCTCGTAGAACGCGAGGGCGGATTCGTCGTCAGGATCGCGCTCGAGTTGGCTGTCCTCGTCGTCCGGCGCAATCACGTCGACGGCACAGACCGTTGCCCCCGCCGCGAGGAAGCGATCGACGGCGGCGCTGCCGAGCGCGCCGCTCGCACCGGTGATCACCGCAACGGTTCCCTCGAAGTCGACGTCGAAATCGGTCGCGACTGCCATGGTCGATACTGTGCGATCGGTTCGCATCAAAGGAGGGGGCGACCGCCAGCAAGTGCGACGCGTCGCGTCTCGGCGTCGGTCGCGACGTTCGAAGACGCTACGCGGGCGTCGGCGGCAGCGCGGCCCGTTCGAACCAGAACTCCGCGACCGCGTCAGCCAGATCGTCGTACCCCTCGGGATCGGTGGGCTTCCTGAGATAGGCATTGACTGCGAGTTCGTAGCGCTCGCGGACCGTCCCGAAGGTCGTCGAGCAGGCCAAGACGAGGACGGGAAGCCGGGTGAGAACCGGCTCGTCCGTGAGGGCTTCGAGGAGTTCTCGACCGTCCGACTCGGACGGATCGAGATCCAGCAAGAGGAAATCCGGGAGCGACGACTCGCCGTCGTGGTCGGTCAGGAGGCCGAGCGCTTCGGTACCGTCGGTGACTGCGCGGATCGACGTCTCCGTGTCCAATCCCTCGAACGCCTCGCGAATGCGGCGAGCGTCCGTCGGATCGTCCTCGACAAGGAGAACGCCGACCGGGTCTGTGGGCTGCTTGCTCATATGAGTCTCATTGATACTGCTATCCGCCGGCGCTGGTTGCTTGTGTCATCCGATCCACTGACTATCTCTATCTAGTCAAGACGTCCGTTTAAGGGTACTTGCTAGATGCTTTGGGCCTCGAGAATCGGATCGGCTTTCGCCCGCTGGAGTCGGCGTCATCGGTATCGCCATCGGCATTGCCGTCGCCGGGATCGATCAGTCCCCGA
It includes:
- a CDS encoding SDR family oxidoreductase, whose translation is MAVATDFDVDFEGTVAVITGASGALGSAAVDRFLAAGATVCAVDVIAPDDEDSQLERDPDDESALAFYEADLTDEDDVADLVSTVVADHGRLDHLLNIAGTWRGGDHVEDTDLEEFGLLVDVNLKTAFLASKHALSHLQESEGAIVSVSARSSLEGGEGDGPYRITKAGIRILTETLAEENRGTVRANCVMPSVIDTPMNREMMPDADHDSWVDPSEIADVMAFLCSDGAAVTSGAAVPVYGEA
- a CDS encoding sodium-dependent transporter produces the protein MAQRETWATRTGFILAAVGSAVGLGNIWRFPFVAGEGGGAAFLVMYLLFVGLIGFPAILVEFVVGRRTERNPVGALMQLGGNTWKYIGGVFIVTGFVILSYYSVVAGWFIRYFLEGLRSSYASQLAGFESAAAEAGAPVAAVMFGELSTGIDAFVFHTLFMAVTIGVVALGIRRGIELATKLMVPAIVLLLVGMAVWAFTLSGSSAGYEYYLSPEFGVILDNWTSLLPAAAGQAFFTLSLGMGVMITYASYLGEDRNLTKDALTIIGFDTGIAFLTGLVVFPIFFAAGITEPGEGGPGAIFVSMTEAFATLSGGRILGILFFGTVAIAALSSAISLLEVVTAYLIDEKGVERWKASLGMGGVIYLLGVPVTFDLIFLDLLDLFADGILLVFGALVLMILVGWIAPQFAVEELSKGIGDLGSLGQAWIWAVRVPIIIVLLVSLSLGVMDYVEFLTTDFSGWLTENL
- a CDS encoding response regulator — its product is MSKQPTDPVGVLLVEDDPTDARRIREAFEGLDTETSIRAVTDGTEALGLLTDHDGESSLPDFLLLDLDPSESDGRELLEALTDEPVLTRLPVLVLACSTTFGTVRERYELAVNAYLRKPTDPEGYDDLADAVAEFWFERAALPPTPA